A single window of Cryptococcus neoformans var. neoformans JEC21 chromosome 3 sequence DNA harbors:
- a CDS encoding cytokinesis-related protein, putative translates to MSDGIGIANLPNQRHKITSQRGAHFTIMVVGQSGLGKTTLINTLFATEICSPRNYRQRFAKQLDKTTEVEILKADLEERGFNIKLTVIDTPGFGDYVNNRDSWGPIVDFIDDQHESYMRQEQQPFRKEKQDLRIHACLYFIKPTGTTLKPLDVEIMKKLGTRVNLIPVIAKADTMTPEDLHNFKTIVRETVIAQNISVYTPPVDLDDEAAAEHARAMQAVMPFSIIGSTQDVTTPDGRVVKGREYLWGVAEVENEDHCDFKKLRSLLIRTYMLDLITSTEEKHYEAYRLAQMETRKFGEPKVKKLDNPKYREEEETLRKRFTEQVKLEEARFRQWEQHLIAERDRLNKDLEQAHSAIKALEAELDQVAAYHRQGGTVGRR, encoded by the exons ATGTCAGATGGTATCGGTATCGCAAA TCTGCCAAATCAA AGGCATAAGATCACAAGCCAGAGAGGCGCACATTTCACTATCATGGTTGTTG GGCAATCTGGCTTGGGAAAAACGACGCTTATAAACACCCTCTTTGCGACTGAAATCTGCTCGCCGAGGAATTATCGCCAACG GTTCGCAAAACAGCTGGATAAAACCACAGAGGTTGAAATTTTAAAGGCTGACCTTGAGGAACGCGGTTTCAATATTAAATTAACAGTCATTGACACTCCCGGATTTGGCGACTATGTCAATAATCGCGACTCATGGGGCCCTATTGTTGACTTTATTGACGACCAGCACGAATCTTATATGCGCCAGGAGCAACAGCCTTTCAGAAAAGAGAAGCAGGACTTGCGGATCCATGCGTGTCTGTATTTCATCAAACCGACTGGTACCAC GTTGAAACCACTTGATGTGGAGATCATGAAGAAGCTTGGTACACGAGTAAACCTGATCCCAGTCATCGCCAAGGCAGATACTATGACTCCTGAAGATCTCCACAACTTCAAAACCATT GTCCGTGAAACGGTCATTGCACAAAATATCTCCGTCTACACTCCGCCTGTAGACCTCGACGACGAAGCTGCGGCTGAGCATGCGCGAGCAATGCAAGCTGTTATGCCTTTCTCAATCATTGGTAGTACTCAGGATGTCACTACGCCTGACGGACGGGTGGTCAAGGGTAGAGAGTATTTGTGGGGTGTAGCCGAAG TTGAGAATGAAGACCACTGCGACTTTAAAAAGCTCCGATCCCTTCTTATCCGCACATATATGCTTGACTTGATTACCTCCACGGAAGAAAAGCACTATGAAGCCTACCGCCTCGCACAAATGGAAACTCGCAAATTTGGCGAACCAAAGGTTAAAAAGTTGGATAACCCAAAGTACcgcgaggaagaggaaacattgaggaagaggtttACTGAACAGGTCAAGTTGGAGGAGGCCAGATTCAGACAATGGGAGCAACAT CTTATTGCCGAGAGAGATCGTTTGAACAAGGATCTCGAGCAAGCCCACAGCGCTATCAAAGCTCTTGAG GCTGAACTGGACCAGGTGGCTGCCTACCATCGTCAAGGGGGGACTGTAGGTCGACGTTGA
- a CDS encoding water channel, putative yields the protein MPDLVVTTQELRPSSPVYGHARTIIKNNFVAMAGEYVGTTLFMLCCLGGTHVALLPEKSVTGDLSQPLNTSSLFYISLSIGLSLTVNVWIFFRVSGGLFNPAVSLGMVLAGCLPPMKGALLTVAQVLGGITGAAIINVLLPGELNAGTTLGGGASIAQGLFIEAILTALLMLTVFFTAAEKNEATFLSPLAIGMALFIAEMVGVPYSGGALNPVRSLGPAVVTHNFPGYHWIYWVGPALGSVLATCFYSLLKYLEYESVPGPGEAPHVPPFWRLPARGYLSTLSHPFAKRASTGTYSHEDDPEKGLRSGKDSQANTDNPTRVNRRGSGDAEIQSPVEDTTMANARLDRIEMLLTQLMQVRTSEGTQKSPAV from the exons ATGCCTGACTTAGTTGTGACCACCCAAGAGCTACGCCCCTCCAGTCCTGTCTATGGTCACGCGCGAACGATAATAAAGAATA ATTTCGTGGCCATGGCAGGAGAATACGTCGGAACCACTCTTTTCATGCTATGTTGTCTTGGAGGTACCCA CGTTGCACTACTGCCAGAGAAGTCCGTGACGGGCGACTTGTCGCAGCCGCTAAACACTTCCAGCCT CTTTTACATTTCCTTGTCCATTGGGCTCTCTCTGACGGTTAATGTTTGGATTTTCTTTCGGGTTTCCGGAGGCTTATTCAACCCAGCCGTGTCGTTGGGGATGGTGCTTGCCGGGTGCTTGCCACCTATGAAAGGCGCCTTGTTAACAGTGGCCCAGGTTTTGGGTGGTATAACT GGAGCGGCAATCATCAACGTCCTACTTCCGGGAGAGCTAAATGCTGGAACAACACTAGGTGGAGGAGCTTCTATTGCCCAGGGACTGTTCATTGAAGCCATCCTTACCGCGCT GCTAATGTTGACGGTTTTCTTTACGGCTGCCGAGAAGAATGAGGCAACATTCCTGTCTCCGCTTGCTATTGGGATGGCGCTTTTC ATTGCGGAGATGGTTGGAGTGCCATACAGTGGTGGAGCTTTGAATCCTGTCCGAAGCTTAGGACCAGCTGTGGTAACTCATAACTTCCCTGGATATC ATTGGATCTACTGGGTCGGTCCCGCCCTCGGGTCTGTTCTTGCGACATGCTTTTACTCTTTGCTCAAGTATCTTGAATATGAATCTGTCCCCGGACCCGGAGAAGCGCCCCACGTCCCTCCGTTTTGGCGCTTACCCGCTCGAGGGTATCTATCGACGTTGTCACACCCATTCGCGAAAAGAGCAAGCACTGGAACTTATTCCCATGAAGACGACCCAGAAAAGGGTTTACGATCTGGCAAAGATTCCCAAGCCAATACCGATAACCCAACAAGAGTAAACAGGCGTGGATCGGGTGATGCGGAGATTCAGAGTCCTGTTGAAGAT acgacgatggCGAACGCAAGATTGGACAGAATCGAAATGCTATTGACACAATTGATGCAGGTGCGCACGTCCGAGGGTACGCAGAAATCACCTGCTGTATAA
- a CDS encoding expressed protein, whose product MDVNENIHATEQPDSAPSVNTRVQQVGTQQDTLDKGVAQVIKEFISPSQAQDPSVVEKASDAVRSGFKQSTGKDFPVQDKQ is encoded by the exons ATGGACGTAAACGAGAACATACACGCCACCGAGCAGCCAGACTCCGCTCCATCTGTCAACACTCGAGTCCAGCAGGTTGGCACGCAACAGGACACCTTAG ACAAGGGTGTCGCACAGGTAATTAAGGAGTTTATCTCTCCTTCACAAGCCCAGGATCCCAGTGTCGTAGAGAAAGCAAGCGATGCTGTTCGTTCTGGTTTCAAACAG TCCACAGGGAAAGACTTCCCCGTCCAGGACAAGCAATAA
- a CDS encoding phosphatase, putative encodes MSVFTKSAFTMSALPSPNTSQPPSAAPSRRGSFANGLASGQLTPVTDPHIVSINVESVLFDMDGTLINSSPAVVKAWELFAEKYPLDLDDILRSAHGMRTIDVLKKWCKITDPELLASEVIRFETAILNAAEDIAKNSGKAGIEVLPGVAKLLADLGEEADKRDGEEKWAICTSSTYFYAGKAIPIAGLPTPKVFVTADSVTRGKPFPDPYLLGASGCNASPFESLVVEDAPTGIRSGKASGALVLATCTSHEREELERERPDFLVDDLSHVKATWDAATNTFNLIIEQPIDRYTPRPTPDVTPVITPAMSRSNSFSGVGQDRPSVRTSQAIMKGSDDLTGNDSVVGSPAASRPGSPGADDSIEKRAEMEFHRRASQSGQAGVTLDAFRRALAGNAAKRRAQSQGEMSQDE; translated from the exons ATGTCCGTCTTCACCAAATCTGCCTTCACCATGTCCGCTCTCCCCTCTCCCAACACCTCCCAGCCTCCCTCCGCCGCCCCCTCTCGCCGTGGCTCTTTTGCCAACGGCCTTGCCTCTGGTCAGCTCACACCCGTGACCGACCCCCACATTGTTTCCATCAACGTCGAGTCGGTATTGTTTGACATGGACGGCACTTTGATCAACTCTAGTCCCGCCGTCGTCAAAGCCTGGGAACTGTTTGCCGAAAAGTACCCTCTTGATTTGGATGACATTCTCAGAT CTGCTCACGGCATGAGAACCATTGATGTGCTCAAGAAGTGGTGCAAGATCACTGATCCCGAGTTACTTGCCTCTGAGGTCATTCGTTTCGAAACCGCCATTCTCAACGCCGCTGAGGACATTGCCAAGAATTCAGGCAAGGCTGGTATTGAGGTTCTTCCAGGTGTTGCCAAACTCCTTGCCGATTTGGGTGAAGAGGCCGACAAGCGcgatggtgaagaaaaaTGGGCAATTTGCACTAGCT CAACATACTTTTACGCCGGTAAGGCAATCCCTATTGCTGGGTTGCCCACCCCCAAAGTGTTTGTGACTGCCGATTCCGTCACTCGAGGGAAACCATTCCCTGACCCTTATTTACTGGGTGCTTCGGGTTGCAATGCCTCTCCTTTCGAGT CTCTTGTCGTTGAAGATGCCCCCACTGGTATTCGATCAGGCAAGGCGTCTGGTGCCCTTGTCCTCGCCACTTGTACCTCCCACGAACGTGAGGAGCTCGAGCGTGAACGACCCGACTTCCTTGTCGATGATCTTTCTCACGTTAAGGCGACTTGGGATGCCGCCACCAACACTTTCAATTTGATCATTGAGCAACCTATTGACCGATACACACCCCGTCCAACTCCCGATGTCACTCCCGTTATCACTCCGGCTATGTCCAGATCAAATTCTTTCTCGGGCGTTGGCCAGGATCGTCCTAGTGTTCGCACCTCCCAGGCAATCATGAAGGGAAGTGATGACCTTACTGGCAACGACTCTGTTGTTGGCTCTCCAGCTGCCAGCAGACCCGGATCTCCTGGCGCCGACGATAGTATTGAGAAGCGCGCGGAGATGGAGTTCCACAGACGTGCGAGCCAGTCCGGTCAGGCTGGCGTGACACTCGATGCTTTCCGACGTGCGCTGGCGGGTAACGCTGCTAAGAGGAGGGCTCAAAGTCAAGGCGAAATGTCTCAGGACGAGTAA
- a CDS encoding glycerol-3-phosphate dehydrogenase (NAD+), putative, producing MSAASTAPSSPEVVQQFSDLDIGSTVTTPAVTRPSSPSPPSLPPSPLSSGKHKIAVIGSGSWGTALAKIAAENAWRRKEDFHSEVRMWVREKIVNGKPLTHVINKTHLNSRYLPDVVLPRNLVAVPHLKDVVKDATLIVFVVPHQFLHTVLNELARPGVLLRGAKAVTAIKGVEVNGTDIQTFASLIEAKVGLPCSALSGANIALEVAMGQFCETTIGCPTPDQSLLWHAVFNSPSFRVNTVEDVSGVSLAGALKNVVALAAGMVDGLGLGGNTKAAIMRIGLKEMTQFCLEFFEGVRPETFSNESAGVADLTVTCFSGRNRKCAEEFVRSGQPFDVVEKKLLNGQKLQGTATAEEVNAFLFARKRAHAYPLFEKVYKIAFEGMPPKNLVVGL from the exons ATGTCTGCCGCCTCTACCGCCCCATCCTCCCCTGAGGTTGTCCAGCAGTTCTCTGACCTCGATATCGGTTCTACCGTCACAACCCCAG CGGTGAcccgtccttcttctccctcaccTCCATCACTCCCTCCGTCTCCGCTTTCCAGTGGGAAGCACAAAATTGCCGTTATCGGTTCTGGGTCGTGGGGAACTGCTCTCGCCAAGATTGCTGCGGAGAATGCCTGGCGCCGCAAAGAGGACTTCCATTCTGAGGTTAGGATGTGGGTGCGTGAGAAGATT GTGAACGGCAAGCCTCTTACGCACGTCATCAACAAAACGCACCTTAACTCGCGATATCTTCCCGATGTCGTTCTTCCTCGGAACCTTGTTGCCGTTCCGCATCTTAAAGACGTCGTTAAGGATGCGACTCTCATCGTCTTTGTCGTACCTCATCAGTTCCTGCACACTGTTCTTAATGAACTCGCCAGACCCGGCGTTCTTTTACGCGGTGCTAAGGCTGTTACCGCCATCAAAGGCGTGGAGGTGAACGGTACCGATATTCAGACTTTTGCTAGCTTGATTGAAGCCAAAGTTGGGTTGCCGTGCTCAGCCTTGAGCGGTGCCAATATTGCTCTTGAAG TGGCCATGGGTCAATTCTGCGAGACTACTATTGGTTGCCCTACACCCGACCAATCTCTGTTATGGCACGCCGTCTTCAACTCGCCTTCTTTCCGAGTCAATACCGTGGAAGACGTCAGCGGAGTGTCTCTTGCCGGTGCACTTAAAAACGTAGTAGCACTCGCTGCTGGTATGGTGGACGGCTTGGGATTAGGAGGTAACACCAAAGCTGCCATTATGCGAATCGGgctgaaggagatgaccCAATTCTGTTTGGAGTTCTTTGAGGGCGTTCGACCTGAAAC CTTTTCCAACGAATCTGCAGGCGTCGCTGATCTCACCGTCACCTGTTTCTCAGGCAGGAATCGAAAATGCGCTGAAGAGTTTGTCAGATCTGGGCAGCCAtttgatgttgttgagaagaagttgcTCAACGGTCAGAAACTTCAAGGTACCGCCACAGCCGAAGAAGTCAATGCGTTCCTTTTTGCGCGAAAGCGTGCTCATGCCTATCCGTTGTTCGAAAAGGTATACAAGATTGCTTTCGAGGGCATGCCCCCAAAGAACCTTGTTGTGGGGTTATAA
- a CDS encoding regulation of translational termination-related protein, putative, whose protein sequence is MYHDMDHHEIRQQCESMQEDELTVLESIYPGQIKIHPNPNNRPGRILTLTLPVKLSSPTKVSISTASNNGESSIPSLTLSHLPALSLCVALPETYPLLVPPAPISLRAPLFKGHDDKLGSWLFQNDLREIESRLRRMWDDDKEAWDQGQGVLWRWWDWVVNGDFLRETQRLIHDSLTLTVPPPLSPATFFTALKSYDSYQIQNEFEQTAFPCSICWENRKGGRCVEMPGCGCVFCTECLGECWTLAISEGTLEAVACPSVACVKQRATNEKASRLDQGVTAPLVEKVVGKELRERWEVFKDRRIVEIDPSFCICPQPKCQAAVPPPTPSGTCGNSSAPKAIRLADLTKPSSGSLHVPADVPRGSGQSVPLTEDRWAAYRLCPKCNFSFCLYCSSTWHGPHTVCSLPQASQLVLEYLKYPEGSEGRLAMERQRGKANLERMVSKWREDEMNTQWLHSRTKACPSCSVRVEKSVGCNHMQCGRCSAHFCYLCGQSIKPTDPYKHFNTPGQPCYGKLFEAMDFEDVLDPVLNLEQFTEDDLLDWDFGAARI, encoded by the exons ATGTACCACGACATGGACCATCATGAAATCCGTCAGCAGTGCGAGAGTATGCAGGAGGACGAGTTAACTGTACTGGAG TCTATATATCCTGGTCAGATCAAAATACATCCCAATCCGAACAACAGGCCAGGGCGTATTTTGACCCTTACATTGCCTGTCAAATTATCTTCACCGACTAAGGTCTCCATTTCAACAGCAAGTAACAATGGGGAATCGTCAATACCGTCCTTGACTTTATCTCATCTCCCAGCATTATCTCTCTGTGTCGCCCTTCCGGAAACTTACCCCTTGCTTGTGCCCCCGGCTCCAATATCACTCCGCGCCCCTCTTTTCAAAGGACATGATGACAAATTAGGAAGCTGGTTATTTCAAAACGACTTGAGGGAAATTGAAAGCAGGCTTCGACGCATGTGGGACGACGACAAAGAGGCTTGGGATCAAGGACAAGGTGTATTATGGAGGTGGTGGGACTGGGTTGTTAATGGAGACTTCCTTCGAGAAACTCAGAGGCTCATACACGATTCTCTTAC ATTGACAgtccctcctccactctcGCCCGCGACATTCTTCACGGCTTTAAAGTCGTACGATTCATATCAGATTCAAAATGAATTTGAACAAACGGCATTTCCTTGTTCGATTTGCTGGGAGAATCGTAAAGGGGGTCGTTGTGTGGAAATGCCAGGATGTGGTTGTGTATT TTGCACCGAGTGCCTCGGTGAATGTTGGACGTTAGCTATATCTGAAGGTACCCTCGAAGCAGTTGCCTGCCCCAGTGTAGCGTGTGTCAAGCAAAGGGCGACGAACGAAAAAGCAAGCCGGTTGGACCAAGGCGTGACAGCCCCGCTTGTCGAAAAAGTAGTTGGTAAGGAATTGCgggagagatgggaagTTTTCAAGGACAGACGGATAGTCGAGATCGATCCTTCATTCTGCATTTGCCCTCAGCCAAAGTGCCAAGCGGCTGTTCCTCCCCCCACACCGTCCGGGACATGTGGTAACTCATCAGCGCCCAAGGCTATTCGCCTTGCCGACCTCACTAAACCCTCTTCCGGGTCTCTACACGTCCCTGCAGATGTTCCAAGAGGGTCCGGGCAGTCCGTACCTTTGACCGAAGACAGATGGGCCGCCTATCGCCTGTGTCCCAAATGCAATTTTTCATTTTGCCTCTACTGCTCATCGACATGGCATGGACCCCATACGGTATGCTCCCTTCCTCAGGCTTCACAACTCGTTCTGGAGTACTTGAAGTATCCAGAAGGAAGCGAAGGGAGATTGGCAATGGAAAGGCAGAGAGGGAAAGCGAACTTGGAAAGAATGGTGTCCAAGTGGAGAGAGGACGAAATGAACACGCAATGGTTGCATTCAAGAACTAAAGCTTGCCCCAGCTGCAGTGTGCGCGTGGAGAAAAG TGTCGGTTGTAACCACATGCAGTGCGGACGATGCTCTGCCCATTTTTGCTACCTATGCGGCCAATCAATCAAACCCACTGATCCATACAAGCATTTCAATACGCCAGGTCAACCATGTTACGGAAAGCTGTTCGAGGCGATGGATTTTGAAGACGTGCTTGATCCTGTCCTCAACCTAGAGCAATTCACTGAAGATGACCTGCTCGATTGGGACTTCGGGGCGGCAAGGATTTAG
- a CDS encoding ATPase, putative translates to MIGGIKAIDTSLIHRIHSGQVVLDLQSAIKELLENSLDAGATAIDVRIKDNGLDSIEVVDNGSGIAEADWESIALRHHTSKLPSLEDLHKVTTFGFRGEALSALAALCDSITVVTATKETAPMGAVIKLGKDGRTIETSGRVARPRGTTVTLSGLFNPLPVRRKEFERNAKKEVSKALVLLTAYALVPASASVQDARNGVRLKVELTAGGGRASKRSIHLMTDGRGQLRSSVGAVWGPSALDNVEDINLRLEVEIDRVMARREGITERKQTVEVKGLISSAQWGCGFSTSSRQFFYINGRPCNLTKVARAINEVYKSFNTNQLPLAILDFKIPTESVDINVSPDKRTIFVHSEDCLIDSLKTALESFFAPSRNTFTVEGASRTIKSIRRDHSHPSLKQSQRSQAINQTQQEDASLEEQGGERQVASDTEAFDNVIARRPLSRRCSQTTGSIPSSPHEEQMKGSITSAATLTSSLCELNEARLSSPSSQASLRQRSLSTSKPSLNPAQTVSAIQALNNCEAVSKDRMSKLRENSQGSTSQKATAKHESDDETQISVVEEQEVMEDMPEDANQDEGRNTEIVSPNHETPKISEGEAAVEAIEIEDQTIETASGVQDHTIKHSTHANRPILEIESSTDENLLLSTRHSASAVWCGVDQQLSEQTSASPQHILSGSGRDLSIRTDPPPENRKIDFSTSCDPQRTSASSSSSPIVKPRVSQRLKPDKAYRDEIISTAPQGEVIMRFDLSRLRKRFANAGNRQAGAQSKRVSQLVKQGDLEEAAGIKNKDSELAEETLSRVISKADFEKMEVKGQFNKGFIIARLQSTDNGTDDLFIIDQHASDEKYNFETLQQTTKIKAQALIKPRALHLTAGDEIVAMENIDILNANGFDVHVDESKPAGKGERISLLAMPVSKETVFDFKDLEQLLHLLSDDSRPSGQMVRCMKARAMFASRACRKSVMIGKTLTKGQMSQLLRNMGTIDQPWNCPHGRPTMRHLTKLNPAPESSKIKGRFDWTRWKEALA, encoded by the exons ATGATCGGGGGAATCAAAG CTATCGACACCTCTTTAATTCATCGCATCCATTCCGGACAGGTTGTCTTAGATCTACAAAGTGCCATCAAGGAGCTCTTGGAGAACAGCTTGGATGCTGGGGCAACGGCCATTG ATGTACGAATCAAAGACAACGGTCTAGATAGCATAGAGGTTGTCGACAATGGCTCGGGCATAGCGGAGGCTGATTGGGAATCTATTG CCCTGCGACATCACACGTCAAAATTGCCGTCTCTAGAAGATCTACACAAAGTAACTACCTTTGGCTTCAGAGGCGAAGCACTTTCCGCCCTGGCTGCCCTATGCGACTCAATTACAGTAGTGACGGCTACCAAGGAGACGGCCCCAATGGGGGCAGTAATCAAACTCGGGAAAGATGGTCGAACGATTGAGACTTCAGGAAGGGTTGCCCGACCG CGTGGGACAACCGTTACACTATCAGGTCTCTttaatcctcttcctgtaAGGCGAAAGGAGTTTGAACGGAATGCGAAGAAAGAAGTGTCGAAAGCGCTCGTCCTACTGACCGCATATGCCCTCGTACCGGCAAGTGCCTCGGTTCAGGACGCACGAAACGGAGTCCGTTTGAAGGTTGAACTTACTGCAGGGGGAGGACGAGCTTC CAAACGGAGCATTCACTTGATGACGGATGGAAGAGGTCAGCTGCGTTCTTCTGTAGGCGCTGTATGGGGGCCTTCAGCGTTAGATAACGTTGAGGATATCAATCTCCGTTTGGAAGTGGAGATTGACCGAGTCATGGCTCGTCGCGAAGGAATCACGGAAAG GAAGCAGACTGTGGAGGTCAAGGGGCTGATTTCATCAGCACAATGGGGCTGTGGATtttcaacatcctcaaggCAATTTTTCTACATCAATGGGCGCCCATGCAATCTCACAAAAGTGGCTAGAGCGATCAACGAAGTCTACAAAAGCTTCAACACAAACCAACTACCTCTCGCTATCCTTGACTTTAAGATTCCTACTG AGAGTGTGGATATCAATGTTAGCCCTGACAAACGAACAATTTTCGTGCACAGCGAAGACTGTCTCATAGATTCCCTCAAG ACAGCTTTGGAGTCATTCTTTGCACCGTCACGTAATACATTCACTGTGGAAGGAGCCAGTCGCACGATAAAAAGCATCCGACGTGATCATTCACATCCATCGCTGAAACAAAGTCAGCGCAGTCAAGCAATTAATCAAACACAACAAGAAGACGCAAGTTTGGAGGAGCAAGGGGGTGAACGCCAAGTAGCAAGTGACACGGAGGCATTCGATAATGTAATAGCTCGGAGACCCCTTTCACGTAGGTGCTCCCAAACTACCGGCAGcatcccttcatctccacaCGAGGAGCAAATGAAAGGATCCATAACTTCCGCCGCAACATTGACTTCTTCCCTTTGTGAACTGAACGAAGCCCGGCTCTCTTCCCCAAGCTCTCAAGCGTCACTTCGGCAGCGGTCCCTGAGCACATCCAAACCTTCCTTGAATCCTGCCCAAACAGTCTCCGCCATCCAAGCGCTCAATAACTGTGAGGCAGTTAGCAAAGACCGAATGTCGAAGCTAAGGGAAAATTCACAAGGCAGCACTAGTCAAAAGGCTACTGCGAAACACGAAAGTGACGACGAAACGCAGATTTCTGTGGTTGAAGAACAGGAAGTGATGGAAGATATGCCCGAAGATGCGAATCAAGATGAGGGAAGGAACACGGAAATAGTCAGCCCGAACCATGAAACCCCGAAGATATCTGAAGGTGAGGCAGCCGTAGAGGCTATCGAGATCGAGGATCAGACGATAGAAACGGCGTCCGGCGTTCAGGATCATACTATAAAACATTCAACGCATGCGAACAGACCGATCCTCGAAATAGAAAGTTCCACTGATGAGAATTTACTCCTTTCCACACGTCATTCCGCTTCTGCGGTGTGGTGCGGAGTGGACCAACAACTGTCTGAGCAAACATCGGCTTCTCCTCAACATATCCTTTCTGGGAGTGGCCGTGACTTGTCTATTAGGACTGATCCTCCACCTGAAAATCGGAAGATTGACTTTTCTACCTCGTGTGATCCGCAGCGGACATCtgcctcttcgtcctcttcacctATCGTCAAGCCGAGAGTCTCTCAACGTCTTAAACCTGATAAAGCTTACCGGGATGAGATTATCTCTACGGCTCCACAAGGTGAAGTCATTATGCGTTTCGACTTGTCCCGCTTGCGCAAGAGATTTGCAAATGCAGGAAATCGCCAAGCAGGAGCGCAGAGCAAGCGTGTATCACAGCTTGTAAAACAAGGCGATTTAGAGGAAGCAGCCGGTATCAAAAACAAAGACTCGGAACTCGCAGAGGAAACCCTTTCAAGGGTAATCTCGAAAGCTGActttgagaagatggaagtcAAGGGGCAGTTTAATAAGGGATTCATCATAGCAAGGTTACAATCGACAGATAACGGAACAGATGATCTTTTTATCATCGACCAACATGCTTCAGACGAAAAGTACAACTTTGAAACCTTACAGCAAACAACGAAAATCAAAGCTCAGGCTCTTATCAA ACCTCGGGCGCTTCATCTCACGGCTGGCGATGAAATTGTTGCTATGGAAAATATTGACATCCTCAATGCCAACGGGTTTGATGTCCATGTTGATGAGAGCAAGCCTGCGGGGAAGGGTGAGAGAATAAGTCTTTTGGCAATGCCAGTAAGCAAAGAAACCGTATTTGATTTTAAAG ATTTAGAACAGCTACTTCACCTGTTGTCTGATGACTCCCGACCATCAGGACAGATGGTCCGTTGCATGAAAGCCAGGGCAATGTTTGCCAGTAGGGCTTGCAGGAAAAGCGTCATGATCGGAAAAACTTTGACAAAGGGCCAAATGTCTCAG CTACTACGCAATATGGGTACCATCGATCAGCCATGG AATTGCCCTCACGGTCGTCCCACAATGAGACATCTTACCAAATTGAACCCAGCACCAGAATCAAGTAAAATAAAAGGGAGATTTGACTGGACCAGGTGGAAAGAGGCTCTGGCGTGA